One segment of Niabella beijingensis DNA contains the following:
- a CDS encoding Gfo/Idh/MocA family protein, whose product MDQKKDYSRRKFIRNSALAGSAFFIVPRHVLGRGYVAPSDKLLIAGVGAGGKGGDDIRKFAESPNATIAFLCDVDDRQAVKNRQQFPKAKYYNDWRELLDKESKNFDAVSVGTPDHTHAIVAFHAMQLKKHVYVQKPLTHDIWESRMLGDAAQRYKVVTQMGDQGSSNDGVRDLKEWYEAGLIGDVETVHCWTNRPVWPQGVAWPDEKPAVPQGLNWDLWLGTAPYREYEGNVVPFNWRGWWDYGTGALGDMACHIVGPVFKVLELGFPTEVTCSTSTIYTGNFKQGLYPDSPPVSSSVHFKYKGKNGKDIKLHWMDGGIQPERPDELGPNEIMGGKGDVGNGVIFVGTKGKMMCGVYGQDPMLLPTSKMNGLKVARKYPRIPGGANGHYKQWVDACIAGYEKGHKMVDSPFIGYAVPLTESILMGNLAIRSFNYKDADGKFPGRGITLQWDGDNMKVTNFEAANQYVKRTYREGWPELKF is encoded by the coding sequence ATGGATCAAAAAAAAGATTACTCAAGGAGGAAGTTCATCCGGAACTCTGCACTTGCAGGCAGCGCGTTCTTTATTGTACCACGTCATGTTCTGGGAAGAGGCTATGTAGCCCCCAGTGATAAACTGCTGATCGCCGGTGTGGGTGCCGGAGGAAAAGGCGGTGATGATATCCGGAAATTTGCGGAAAGTCCCAACGCAACGATCGCGTTCCTGTGCGATGTGGACGACCGCCAGGCGGTTAAGAACCGGCAGCAGTTTCCCAAGGCAAAATATTATAACGATTGGAGAGAACTGCTGGATAAAGAAAGCAAAAATTTTGATGCCGTGAGTGTGGGTACCCCGGATCACACCCATGCCATTGTTGCCTTTCATGCCATGCAACTGAAAAAACATGTGTATGTTCAAAAGCCGCTGACCCATGATATATGGGAATCGCGGATGCTGGGAGACGCTGCACAACGTTATAAAGTAGTTACCCAGATGGGAGATCAGGGATCTTCCAACGATGGGGTAAGGGATCTTAAAGAATGGTATGAAGCCGGTCTGATCGGCGATGTGGAAACCGTTCATTGCTGGACGAACCGTCCCGTTTGGCCGCAGGGAGTAGCCTGGCCGGATGAAAAACCGGCGGTGCCGCAGGGCCTCAACTGGGACCTGTGGCTGGGAACGGCACCTTACCGGGAATATGAAGGTAATGTGGTGCCGTTCAACTGGCGCGGCTGGTGGGATTATGGCACCGGCGCCCTGGGCGATATGGCCTGTCATATTGTTGGGCCGGTATTTAAAGTACTGGAACTGGGATTTCCGACAGAAGTAACCTGCAGTACCAGCACCATCTATACCGGGAACTTTAAACAAGGTTTGTATCCCGACAGTCCTCCTGTTTCTTCTTCGGTGCATTTTAAATACAAGGGAAAAAACGGAAAGGATATCAAGCTGCACTGGATGGACGGTGGTATTCAGCCCGAGCGTCCGGATGAACTGGGTCCTAATGAGATCATGGGCGGCAAAGGCGATGTGGGCAACGGAGTGATCTTTGTGGGAACAAAAGGGAAAATGATGTGCGGCGTGTACGGTCAGGACCCCATGCTGTTGCCGACTTCAAAGATGAATGGGCTGAAGGTGGCGCGCAAATATCCCCGGATACCGGGTGGCGCCAATGGTCATTACAAACAATGGGTGGACGCCTGTATCGCGGGATATGAGAAGGGACATAAAATGGTCGATTCTCCCTTCATCGGTTATGCAGTACCATTAACGGAAAGTATCCTGATGGGGAACCTCGCGATCCGCAGTTTTAATTATAAAGACGCAGATGGCAAATTCCCCGGTCGTGGTATTACCCTGCAATGGGATGGCGACAATATGAAGGTGACCAACTTCGAAGCGGCAAACCAGTATGTAAAACGTACCTACCGCGAAGGCTGGCCGGAGCTGAAGTTCTAA
- a CDS encoding Gfo/Idh/MocA family protein, translating to MNQKKPNSRRKFIKNSALAGSAFFIVPRHVLGKGYVAPSDKLNIAGIGAGGKGESDLASFAKSPNVNIVALCDVDDRQAVNSRKSFPKANYYKDFREMLQKEAKNIDACSISTPDHTHAVATLAAMQLGKHVYTQKPLTHDIYEARILADAAKKYKVVTQMGNQGGSGDGVRRMKELYDAGLIGDIVEAQAWTNRPIWPQGVPKPSGSHAVPSELNWDLWLGTAPKDDYNPAYVPFNWRGFWAYGTGALGDMACHIMDPIYRILPIDYPTSAECSIANQWTGMNQEANNVDSCPVASIIHLEYPRKDKKATLKVSWYDGGLLPKRPDELQPEESFGNWDGGVLFIGTKGKLLADCYGANPRLLPLSKNDSAKAVKETIARVPGGEGGHYLQWVNACIAGYGKGVTSSPFEYAGPFTESILMGNLAIRSALYMDPSISGWGKSKFTGRKKLLWDAKNMKITNFDEANRFVKRTYREGWSLNL from the coding sequence ATGAATCAGAAAAAACCAAATTCCAGGAGGAAGTTTATTAAAAATTCGGCGCTCGCAGGCAGTGCCTTTTTTATTGTACCCCGTCATGTTTTGGGAAAGGGCTATGTAGCTCCCAGCGATAAACTGAACATTGCCGGAATTGGTGCTGGCGGAAAGGGGGAGAGTGATCTGGCATCTTTTGCAAAAAGCCCCAATGTGAACATTGTGGCGCTTTGCGACGTGGACGACCGCCAGGCAGTGAATTCAAGGAAAAGTTTTCCCAAAGCCAACTATTATAAGGACTTCCGTGAGATGTTGCAGAAGGAAGCCAAAAATATTGATGCCTGCAGCATCAGTACGCCCGATCATACCCATGCGGTAGCCACACTGGCTGCCATGCAGCTGGGAAAACATGTATACACGCAGAAGCCGCTTACACACGATATTTACGAGGCCCGCATCCTGGCCGATGCTGCAAAAAAATATAAGGTGGTCACCCAGATGGGCAACCAGGGAGGCTCCGGTGATGGTGTAAGAAGAATGAAAGAATTGTACGATGCAGGTCTGATCGGTGATATTGTGGAAGCGCAGGCCTGGACCAACCGTCCCATCTGGCCGCAGGGAGTTCCCAAACCTTCCGGAAGCCATGCCGTTCCCAGTGAACTGAACTGGGATCTGTGGCTGGGCACCGCTCCTAAGGATGATTACAACCCTGCATATGTACCCTTTAACTGGAGGGGCTTCTGGGCCTATGGTACCGGGGCGCTGGGGGATATGGCCTGTCATATTATGGATCCCATTTACCGGATCCTGCCCATTGATTATCCCACATCGGCAGAGTGCAGCATTGCCAACCAATGGACCGGCATGAACCAGGAAGCCAATAATGTTGACAGCTGTCCCGTTGCCTCGATCATTCATCTGGAATACCCGAGAAAAGATAAGAAAGCCACACTGAAAGTTTCCTGGTATGACGGGGGATTGCTTCCCAAGCGTCCGGATGAGCTGCAACCCGAGGAGTCGTTTGGTAACTGGGATGGCGGTGTGTTGTTTATCGGAACGAAAGGCAAGCTGCTGGCGGATTGCTACGGAGCAAATCCCCGGTTGCTGCCACTGTCGAAGAACGATAGCGCAAAGGCGGTTAAGGAAACCATTGCACGCGTACCGGGCGGAGAAGGCGGGCACTACCTGCAATGGGTAAATGCCTGTATCGCCGGTTATGGCAAGGGGGTTACCAGTTCGCCGTTCGAATATGCAGGACCTTTTACGGAAAGTATCCTGATGGGGAACCTGGCTATCAGAAGCGCACTGTATATGGATCCAAGCATATCCGGCTGGGGTAAAAGCAAATTTACCGGTCGTAAAAAACTGCTGTGGGATGCCAAAAACATGAAGATCACAAATTTTGATGAGGCCAATCGGTTTGTAAAAAGGACCTACAGGGAAGGCTGGAGCCTGAACCTGTAA
- a CDS encoding DUF4230 domain-containing protein, whose amino-acid sequence MQRGCLPVVVLVCVIVIGVLAYLLGKRNGTKTIDNIALNAAFVQEVAELSSLEVQGTASIKTTNVANDGSITDGIRKMLAEQTLNISVPYIAKYGVDLQQQQLTVEEKNRQVYIVIPTPKLLSYELRMDRADAITKKGLLTTFDETAYNTVEKKLYTDSRKQLEGHPAYTEQAKEKIRKVLAQYYAPMQYKVNVVFKDEIKSKVNSPLN is encoded by the coding sequence ATGCAAAGAGGCTGTTTGCCGGTTGTTGTTCTTGTATGTGTTATTGTTATAGGGGTGCTGGCTTATCTGCTCGGAAAACGGAATGGTACGAAGACCATTGATAATATTGCGCTGAACGCGGCATTCGTACAGGAAGTGGCAGAACTTTCGTCACTGGAAGTGCAGGGCACGGCCAGCATCAAGACAACGAATGTAGCCAATGACGGCAGCATCACCGACGGAATCCGGAAAATGCTTGCGGAACAGACGCTGAACATCTCCGTCCCTTATATCGCAAAATATGGTGTGGACCTGCAGCAGCAGCAGCTGACCGTGGAAGAAAAGAACCGGCAGGTGTATATCGTGATCCCGACCCCGAAACTGCTGAGCTACGAATTGCGCATGGACCGGGCCGATGCAATAACAAAAAAGGGCCTGCTCACCACCTTTGATGAAACGGCTTATAACACCGTGGAGAAAAAACTGTATACAGATTCCCGGAAACAGCTGGAAGGGCATCCTGCTTATACGGAACAGGCCAAGGAAAAGATCCGGAAAGTGCTGGCGCAGTATTATGCTCCCATGCAGTATAAAGTGAATGTGGTGTTCAAAGACGAGATAAAAAGTAAGGTAAACAGCCCCCTAAATTAA
- a CDS encoding GMC family oxidoreductase: MKELQIKKQGKKYDVVIVGSGAGGGMAAYTLSKAGLSVCMLEAGPMYDPQKEIFQLKSPWESPRRGRATKYRPFGDFDACYGGWDIEGEPYTRENGTEWEWFRARMLGGRTNHWGRISLRFGPKDFKGYSHDGVGADWPISYDDIKPYYDKVDQLIGIFGSVENLPNEPDGIFLPPPKPRLHELFIKKGAQKAGVPVIPSRLSILTKKLNDDRGSCFFCAQCGRNCSMAKADFSSSNVLIYPALKTGKLEVIANAMAREVLTNSEGVATGVSYINKDDLLEYQVEGRVVILAASACETARLLLNSKSQRHPNGLANSSNVVGKYLQDSTGAAMGGYIPELFGRKRYNEDGVGGMHVYSPWWGDDKKLGFPRGYHIEYWGGFGQPAYGFGMGIESFNGKYPVNGQKKEAGGYGKSLKQDQRFFYGATVGMAGRGEAIAFEHNRCEIDPNVVDKYGIPVLKFNVKYSDYEVKQAKHMKETFKEIMHNMGAVITWGDDGPENNYGLDKPGYIIHEAGTARMGDDAKTSALNKWSQAHDCKNLFCVDGSQFTSQANKNITWTILALSMRASEYIIDEMKKQNL; the protein is encoded by the coding sequence ATGAAAGAATTACAAATAAAGAAACAAGGCAAGAAATATGATGTGGTAATTGTTGGCTCGGGAGCCGGGGGTGGTATGGCAGCTTATACACTTTCAAAGGCCGGACTCAGTGTATGTATGCTGGAAGCAGGTCCGATGTACGATCCGCAGAAGGAGATCTTTCAGCTGAAAAGCCCCTGGGAATCCCCGCGCAGGGGCCGGGCGACAAAATATCGCCCCTTCGGGGATTTTGATGCCTGCTACGGCGGATGGGACATTGAAGGGGAGCCCTATACCCGGGAAAACGGAACCGAATGGGAATGGTTCAGGGCGCGTATGCTGGGAGGACGGACCAATCACTGGGGACGTATTTCGCTGCGTTTCGGTCCGAAAGATTTTAAAGGGTACAGCCATGACGGGGTCGGCGCCGACTGGCCGATCAGTTATGATGATATAAAACCCTATTACGATAAAGTAGATCAGCTGATCGGGATATTCGGAAGCGTGGAAAACCTGCCCAATGAACCGGACGGGATTTTCCTACCACCACCCAAACCACGGCTCCATGAACTCTTTATAAAAAAAGGCGCACAGAAAGCAGGGGTTCCTGTCATTCCCTCGCGCTTATCCATACTCACCAAAAAATTAAATGATGACCGGGGCTCCTGTTTTTTTTGCGCACAATGTGGCAGAAACTGCAGCATGGCCAAGGCCGACTTCTCTTCCTCCAATGTACTCATCTACCCGGCGCTGAAGACCGGCAAACTGGAGGTAATTGCAAATGCCATGGCGCGCGAGGTACTGACCAATTCCGAAGGCGTGGCAACAGGTGTTTCTTATATTAATAAAGACGACCTGCTCGAATACCAGGTGGAAGGCCGGGTAGTGATCCTGGCAGCCAGTGCCTGCGAAACCGCACGGCTTTTATTAAACTCCAAATCGCAGCGTCATCCGAATGGCCTGGCCAACAGCAGCAATGTAGTGGGCAAATACCTGCAGGACAGTACCGGTGCGGCTATGGGAGGTTATATTCCTGAACTTTTTGGCAGAAAAAGATACAACGAAGATGGTGTAGGCGGTATGCACGTATATTCTCCCTGGTGGGGCGACGATAAAAAGCTGGGCTTTCCGCGTGGTTATCACATCGAATACTGGGGCGGATTCGGCCAGCCCGCTTATGGGTTTGGAATGGGCATTGAATCGTTTAACGGCAAATATCCGGTAAACGGCCAGAAGAAAGAGGCCGGCGGCTACGGGAAGTCACTGAAACAGGACCAGCGGTTCTTTTATGGTGCTACCGTAGGTATGGCCGGACGCGGAGAAGCCATTGCATTTGAGCACAACCGCTGCGAGATCGACCCCAATGTAGTGGACAAGTACGGCATCCCTGTTTTAAAATTCAATGTAAAATACAGTGACTATGAAGTGAAACAGGCCAAACACATGAAAGAGACCTTTAAAGAGATCATGCACAATATGGGAGCCGTGATCACCTGGGGAGACGACGGCCCTGAAAACAACTACGGCCTTGATAAGCCGGGGTACATCATACATGAAGCGGGAACCGCACGTATGGGCGACGACGCCAAAACCTCGGCCCTCAATAAATGGAGCCAGGCGCATGATTGTAAGAACCTGTTTTGCGTGGACGGAAGCCAGTTCACTTCCCAGGCCAACAAAAACATCACCTGGACCATCCTGGCATTAAGTATGCGTGCCAGTGAATACATTATTGACGAAATGAAAAAACAGAATTTATAG
- a CDS encoding gluconate 2-dehydrogenase subunit 3 family protein has protein sequence MKRRDSLKFIAAGALATGTLAIGCKPGEQKKDATPDKKTGLHRYEDEKKHEEEVEKMPDFFNAHEMATITVLADIIIPKDEISGSASDAKVPDFIHFTVKDQPGLQTPLRGGLRWLDMQCLNKYSKAFKDCTAQQQIEMVDLIAYPERAKGKPELSQGVSFFTLMRNLSSTGFYTSEIGVKDLGYAGNRPNQWNGVPDDVLKQYGLAYTDKELKECLSFPTV, from the coding sequence ATGAAAAGACGCGATTCCCTTAAATTTATAGCAGCCGGTGCACTTGCCACCGGAACCCTGGCCATCGGCTGCAAGCCGGGTGAGCAAAAAAAAGACGCTACCCCCGATAAGAAAACAGGGCTTCACCGTTATGAGGATGAGAAGAAGCATGAAGAAGAAGTGGAAAAAATGCCGGACTTTTTCAATGCGCATGAAATGGCCACCATTACCGTACTGGCCGACATCATTATCCCCAAGGATGAGATCAGCGGCAGCGCCAGTGATGCAAAAGTTCCGGATTTCATCCATTTTACGGTAAAGGACCAGCCCGGCCTGCAAACACCGTTAAGAGGTGGTCTCCGCTGGCTGGATATGCAATGCCTGAATAAATACAGCAAGGCCTTTAAAGACTGTACGGCACAGCAGCAGATCGAAATGGTGGATCTCATTGCCTACCCCGAGCGGGCAAAAGGGAAACCCGAACTGAGCCAGGGAGTCTCTTTCTTTACCCTGATGCGCAACCTCAGCTCCACCGGGTTTTACACCTCGGAGATCGGGGTAAAGGACCTCGGCTATGCCGGCAACCGTCCCAACCAGTGGAATGGCGTACCGGATGATGTACTGAAACAATACGGACTCGCCTATACGGATAAGGAATTAAAAGAATGTCTGAGCTTTCCGACAGTATAA
- the dnaG gene encoding DNA primase, which translates to MISQNTIQEILSRIDILDVVGEFVKLKKRGANYLGLCPFHNEKTPSFTVSPSKEIYKCFGCGKSGNSISFIMEHEKYSYVESLKWLAHKYGIEVEETFASAEQREQYQTADSLFIINNFAEQFFSAALKESEEGRAIGLSYFKERGFREGIIEKFRLGYAPMERDAFTKEALAKQYNKDLLLKTGLVAERNGTLQDNYRGRVIFPVHNHSGKVMGFGARILKTTDRAPKYINTPENEIYVKSKILYGSYFARTAIEKADECLLVEGYTDVVSLHQAGIENVVASGGTSLTVDQLRLIKKYTSNLTIIYDGDAAGIKAALRGLDLALEESLNVKLVLIPDKEDPDSYVNKVGAGAFTEFIKKNKKDFILFQLESSLNDIGEDPAKKSELVNKIAESISRINKAEDFTKQQDYIKESAAILKIDEAGLHALVNKYIRDKVTALERKAMNNAADTEQNAMEAAVSNYDDATFDLLFKDQLQEKELARILLEYGNRLWDEHTLIAQHVFDEVDELEIEDPEVNRLITTIKLLLRSNPEQLTDKYFIYNEDKKLSAFAVSLLNHPYEESERWAADFSPNTGYQKDLFRQSFEAFSRVISKGNETDLNRYKLISEDRTNQKVESAIQYLKLKKIRRMLLQNQDDMSGPLSDHKFKELHFIHKSLKDMEREITNILGMVIVN; encoded by the coding sequence GTGATTTCTCAGAACACCATACAGGAAATTTTATCCCGCATCGACATCCTGGATGTGGTGGGTGAATTTGTAAAGCTAAAGAAAAGAGGCGCCAACTACCTGGGCCTCTGCCCCTTCCATAACGAAAAAACCCCCTCCTTCACCGTCTCTCCCTCCAAGGAAATTTACAAATGCTTCGGATGCGGAAAGAGCGGCAACTCCATCAGCTTTATCATGGAGCATGAGAAATACAGCTATGTGGAATCGCTGAAATGGCTGGCTCATAAATATGGTATCGAGGTGGAAGAAACCTTTGCCAGTGCCGAGCAGCGGGAACAATACCAGACCGCAGACAGTCTTTTTATCATTAACAATTTTGCTGAACAGTTTTTTTCCGCTGCACTGAAAGAATCGGAAGAAGGCCGGGCCATCGGCCTCAGCTATTTTAAAGAACGCGGCTTCCGCGAAGGCATCATCGAAAAATTCCGTCTTGGTTACGCACCCATGGAACGGGATGCTTTTACAAAAGAAGCACTGGCCAAGCAATACAATAAGGACCTGCTGCTGAAAACGGGACTTGTAGCCGAGCGCAACGGAACCCTGCAGGATAATTACCGGGGACGGGTGATATTCCCCGTGCACAACCACAGCGGAAAAGTAATGGGATTTGGTGCCCGTATCTTAAAAACAACAGACAGGGCCCCGAAATACATCAATACACCCGAGAACGAGATCTATGTTAAGAGCAAGATCCTTTATGGGTCGTATTTTGCCCGAACGGCCATTGAAAAAGCCGACGAATGCCTGCTTGTGGAAGGTTATACGGATGTGGTCTCGCTGCATCAGGCCGGCATCGAAAACGTAGTAGCCTCCGGTGGCACCTCGCTTACCGTGGACCAGTTACGCCTGATAAAAAAATACACCAGCAACCTTACCATTATATATGACGGGGATGCCGCGGGTATTAAGGCCGCCCTGCGCGGACTGGACCTGGCTCTTGAAGAAAGCCTGAACGTAAAGCTGGTACTGATTCCGGACAAGGAAGACCCCGACAGTTATGTAAATAAGGTTGGCGCCGGTGCCTTTACCGAATTCATCAAAAAAAATAAAAAGGATTTTATCCTGTTCCAGCTGGAATCCTCGTTAAATGATATCGGCGAAGATCCTGCAAAAAAATCGGAGCTGGTCAACAAGATCGCCGAATCCATCAGCCGGATCAACAAAGCGGAGGATTTTACCAAACAACAGGATTATATCAAAGAGTCGGCAGCTATTTTAAAGATCGACGAAGCAGGGCTGCATGCGCTGGTGAACAAATACATCCGTGATAAGGTAACTGCCCTGGAGCGCAAAGCCATGAACAACGCTGCGGATACGGAACAAAATGCGATGGAAGCGGCAGTGTCCAATTATGATGACGCCACTTTTGATCTCCTGTTTAAAGACCAGCTGCAGGAAAAAGAGCTGGCACGTATCCTGCTGGAATACGGCAACCGGCTATGGGATGAGCACACCCTCATCGCCCAGCATGTGTTTGACGAGGTGGACGAGCTCGAAATTGAAGACCCCGAAGTCAACCGTTTGATCACGACGATAAAGCTGCTGCTGCGCAGCAACCCGGAACAGCTGACCGATAAATATTTTATTTATAATGAAGACAAAAAGCTGAGTGCTTTTGCCGTGTCGCTGCTCAATCATCCTTATGAAGAAAGTGAACGCTGGGCCGCAGATTTCAGTCCCAATACCGGTTACCAGAAAGACCTGTTCCGGCAAAGCTTTGAGGCATTTTCAAGAGTGATCAGCAAAGGCAATGAAACGGATCTCAACAGATACAAACTGATCTCGGAGGACCGTACCAATCAAAAAGTGGAGTCCGCCATCCAGTACCTGAAACTCAAAAAGATCCGCCGCATGTTATTGCAGAACCAGGATGACATGTCCGGCCCCTTAAGCGATCATAAATTTAAAGAGCTCCATTTTATCCATAAATCATTAAAGGATATGGAGCGGGAGATCACCAATATCCTGGGTATGGTGATCGTAAACTAG
- a CDS encoding DNA-3-methyladenine glycosylase I — MSFYCTFVKEKGKGTVHEKYHDTEYGFPLESDNELFARLVLEINQAGLSWETILKKKDAFYKAFDQFDIKKVSRYTQKKFDALMLDAGIIRNRLKINAAIENAKVILQLQKEFGSFKDWLDHHHPKTKEAWVKLFKKQFKFTGGEIVNEFLMSTGYLPGCHSEDCPVYKKILKKKPRWMTRQ, encoded by the coding sequence ATGTCATTTTACTGCACATTTGTTAAGGAAAAGGGTAAGGGTACCGTTCATGAAAAGTACCATGATACGGAGTACGGGTTCCCGCTTGAGTCGGATAATGAGTTATTTGCCCGGCTGGTACTGGAGATCAACCAGGCCGGATTGAGCTGGGAAACGATCCTGAAAAAGAAGGACGCTTTTTATAAGGCATTTGATCAGTTTGATATAAAAAAAGTAAGCCGGTACACCCAAAAGAAATTCGATGCACTGATGCTGGATGCGGGCATTATCCGCAACCGTTTAAAAATAAATGCGGCCATCGAAAATGCCAAAGTAATCCTGCAGCTTCAGAAAGAATTCGGCTCTTTTAAAGACTGGCTGGATCATCATCACCCCAAAACAAAAGAGGCGTGGGTGAAATTGTTTAAAAAGCAGTTCAAATTTACAGGTGGTGAGATCGTTAATGAATTCCTGATGAGTACCGGCTATCTGCCGGGTTGCCACTCAGAGGATTGCCCGGTCTATAAAAAGATCCTGAAAAAGAAACCCCGGTGGATGACCCGGCAATAA
- a CDS encoding GIY-YIG nuclease family protein, producing the protein MKPFFILPMFYVYILYSPAKNKYYIGYTGDSLKERLRKHNSNHKGFTGQSADWTIVYHETFENKRSAMKREKEIKNKKSSIYIEKLIAGAEHPGP; encoded by the coding sequence ATGAAACCCTTTTTTATTTTGCCTATGTTCTATGTCTACATATTATATTCTCCTGCCAAAAACAAATATTATATCGGATACACCGGTGACAGCCTCAAAGAGCGTTTGAGAAAACACAATTCGAATCATAAAGGATTCACAGGGCAGTCAGCCGACTGGACCATTGTTTATCACGAAACTTTTGAAAATAAACGGTCTGCAATGAAGCGGGAAAAAGAAATCAAAAACAAAAAAAGCAGCATATATATTGAAAAACTCATCGCTGGTGCTGAGCATCCCGGCCCATGA
- a CDS encoding GIY-YIG nuclease family protein: MKPFFILPMFYVYILYSPAKNKYYIGYTGDSLKERLRKHNSNHKGFTGQSADWTIVYYETFENKRSAMKREKEIKNKKSSIYIEKLIAGAEHPGP, from the coding sequence ATGAAACCCTTTTTTATTTTGCCTATGTTCTATGTCTACATATTATATTCTCCTGCCAAAAACAAATATTATATCGGATACACCGGTGACAGCCTCAAAGAGCGTTTGAGAAAACACAATTCGAATCATAAAGGATTCACAGGGCAGTCAGCCGACTGGACCATTGTTTATTACGAAACTTTTGAAAATAAACGGTCCGCAATGAAGCGGGAAAAAGAAATCAAAAACAAAAAAAGCAGCATATATATTGAAAAACTCATCGCTGGTGCTGAGCATCCCGGCCCATAA
- a CDS encoding sulfatase family protein — translation MKRNWILTVVLSCFFFNGFAQSAGRPNVLIIYTDDLGYGDLGCNGATIVGTPNIDRLAQNGINFSNAHATASTCTPSRYSLLSGRYAWRKKGTNILPGDANLVIPTNGTTLPKVFQQAGYRTGVVGKWHLGLGNQSPVDWNREVSPGPREVGFDYSFIFPATADRVPTIFMENQRALGLEPEDPISVNYQQAFPGELTGKAHPELLKQHNDPRQGHDGHIVNGIGRIGFMKGGKRSEWTDEELGYVFNNKVLEFIDSSRKDAKPFFLYYAIHNIHVPRMPGTEFKGKSKLGYRGDVILEMDHSVGVIMNGLRERGLLENTLVVFSSDNGPVLNDGYMDRSAETAAALGHQPGGIYRGGKYSAFEAGTRVPFIVHWPGHIRGGARSDALVSQVDLMASFASLLQVKLPDGEFTDSRDYLSTFLGKAKRDRDFIVEQPANSALCIVKDGWKYMTPSKGPALMTAVNIETGYSAQEQLYDLKNDPGERSNLAGKYPQRVAALKLLLKKVTEAE, via the coding sequence ATGAAACGAAACTGGATCTTAACGGTTGTATTATCCTGCTTTTTCTTTAATGGGTTTGCGCAGTCCGCCGGCCGGCCCAATGTGCTGATCATTTATACGGATGACCTGGGGTATGGCGATCTGGGTTGCAATGGCGCAACAATCGTAGGCACCCCCAATATTGATCGCCTTGCACAGAACGGGATCAATTTTTCCAATGCACATGCAACCGCATCCACCTGTACGCCTTCCCGGTATTCGCTGCTTTCCGGGAGATACGCCTGGCGGAAGAAAGGAACCAATATCCTTCCCGGTGATGCCAACCTGGTGATCCCTACAAATGGCACCACATTACCCAAAGTATTTCAACAGGCAGGATATCGCACCGGAGTGGTAGGAAAATGGCATCTGGGGCTGGGGAATCAATCGCCCGTGGACTGGAACAGGGAAGTGTCGCCGGGACCCAGGGAAGTGGGATTTGATTATTCGTTTATTTTTCCTGCTACAGCCGACCGCGTGCCTACTATTTTTATGGAGAACCAGCGGGCACTTGGGCTCGAGCCGGAAGACCCGATCTCGGTAAATTATCAGCAGGCATTTCCGGGTGAGCTAACCGGGAAGGCGCATCCGGAATTATTAAAACAGCATAATGATCCCCGGCAGGGGCATGACGGGCATATTGTGAACGGCATCGGCCGTATCGGTTTTATGAAAGGAGGGAAGCGCAGCGAATGGACGGACGAGGAGCTGGGCTATGTATTCAATAATAAGGTATTGGAATTTATTGACAGCAGCAGGAAAGACGCAAAGCCTTTTTTCCTTTACTATGCCATTCATAATATTCATGTGCCACGTATGCCGGGTACCGAATTCAAGGGGAAAAGCAAACTGGGCTATAGGGGGGATGTGATCCTTGAAATGGATCACAGCGTAGGTGTTATCATGAACGGTCTCCGGGAAAGAGGACTGCTTGAAAATACGCTGGTCGTTTTCAGCAGTGATAACGGACCGGTATTGAATGACGGGTATATGGATCGGTCTGCGGAAACCGCTGCAGCCCTGGGCCACCAGCCAGGAGGTATTTACCGTGGCGGAAAATACAGCGCTTTTGAGGCAGGCACAAGAGTACCGTTTATTGTTCATTGGCCCGGACATATCAGGGGCGGCGCGCGATCGGATGCACTGGTCAGCCAGGTCGACCTGATGGCTTCTTTTGCTTCCCTGCTGCAGGTAAAACTGCCGGACGGGGAGTTTACAGACAGCCGTGATTATCTTTCAACCTTCCTGGGTAAAGCAAAACGCGACCGTGATTTCATCGTTGAGCAACCTGCCAACAGCGCCTTGTGTATTGTAAAGGATGGATGGAAGTATATGACGCCGTCAAAAGGACCGGCGCTGATGACTGCTGTAAATATTGAAACCGGATATAGTGCACAGGAACAATTGTACGATCTGAAAAATGATCCGGGAGAGCGTAGCAACCTGGCGGGTAAATATCCGCAACGGGTGGCGGCATTAAAACTGCTGTTAAAAAAAGTAACGGAAGCGGAATAA